The following are encoded together in the Poseidonibacter lekithochrous genome:
- a CDS encoding ATP-binding protein, translating to MNIKKVLSPFLNPYTGPIFVITLILIFILANILPNYSVENKNKQMTDKAVSIINNLKSIRSYYTQNVIKEVKKHSSIKINYDHKDKIKTIPLPATLVHDLSEIMPEKDMKIKMFSNYPFPNRKNRVLNEFEKDSLAWLINNPNEIYTKTIVNNNEKRFTVTLADTFYDPSCVKCHNTRADTPKNDWKIGDVRGVIQISMPYPKEFILSGEQTILILSIFVLLILILTIHYTVVSFKRQKDNNKIQQDLEKKVEERTLSLESSNVLLNQYKKAVDASAIFSKTNNKGIITYVNDEFIRTSQYSEEELVGNSHSIIRHPDMPDSIFEDLWKTIKDKKIWKGQIKNKAKDGSSYYVASTIVPILNYDNEIEEFLAIRLDITKVIRAQKEAQKADEAKSTFLANMSHEIRTPLNAIIGFSDILCRSKGMDAKSMKQSQIIQTSANSLLSIINDILDVSKIESGNFDIGIEETDIYLVSEHVVELFSKRAIEKNIRLIFNLDYKIPMCLLTDGVRIRQVLSNLISNAIKFTPEHGIVEINISMLEIQNNKASIRFEIKDTGIGIPKEKIDKVFQPFIQVDHKSNREYQGTGLGLSICTHIIELFNSKIHIESEIGKGTNFWFDIDFEICDDHTHTNKDYIEQVNFQVSDVQSDLYHYIKRYLNIFGTINMSSENTNDILIHSCIHKSNEKLQMLREQHKDEAILILFEYEEDIDKFTFKDNEQALALPFYASKVNDALQELQKKTKKTCDIRTNDEESSYTGKVLIAEDNMANQELISYILDSMNVNYKIESNGQEALNEYIKNKYDLVLMDINMPVLDGIGAFNSIREYEEKNYLSSTPIIALTANAIKGDKEKFLSLGMDGYLSKPINSNELKIMFDKYLIIDNITIEKEQMEEKKTITENNDIDLEKIATRIGVSTNIAKLIVNKFKKEILSDLAELKTYVEEKENTKINEKAHYIKNSCLNVALDDICDLLQKLESQENILEYKTLYDELETKINLIVGE from the coding sequence ATGAATATAAAAAAAGTACTTTCTCCTTTTCTTAATCCCTATACTGGTCCTATTTTTGTTATTACTCTTATTTTAATTTTTATTCTTGCTAATATTCTTCCTAATTATTCTGTTGAGAACAAAAATAAACAGATGACAGATAAAGCTGTTTCTATAATCAATAATCTAAAAAGCATAAGAAGTTACTACACTCAAAATGTAATAAAAGAAGTTAAAAAACATTCTTCTATTAAAATAAATTATGACCATAAAGATAAAATTAAAACTATTCCTTTACCTGCTACTTTAGTCCATGACCTAAGTGAAATCATGCCAGAAAAAGACATGAAAATAAAAATGTTTAGTAACTACCCTTTTCCTAATAGAAAAAATAGAGTATTAAATGAATTTGAAAAAGATTCTCTTGCTTGGCTTATTAATAATCCAAATGAAATCTATACCAAAACCATTGTAAATAATAATGAGAAAAGATTCACAGTAACGCTAGCTGATACTTTTTATGATCCATCTTGTGTAAAATGCCATAATACTAGAGCAGATACACCTAAGAATGATTGGAAAATTGGAGATGTAAGAGGTGTAATACAAATTAGTATGCCTTACCCTAAAGAGTTTATTTTATCAGGGGAACAGACAATATTAATTTTATCTATATTTGTTCTTTTAATACTAATATTAACAATTCACTACACAGTAGTTTCTTTTAAAAGACAAAAAGACAATAATAAAATACAACAAGACTTAGAGAAGAAAGTTGAAGAGAGAACACTATCTCTTGAAAGCTCTAATGTATTATTAAATCAATACAAAAAAGCAGTTGATGCAAGTGCTATTTTTTCTAAAACAAATAATAAAGGGATCATTACCTATGTAAATGATGAGTTTATTAGAACTTCTCAATACTCAGAGGAAGAGTTAGTAGGAAACAGCCATAGTATTATTAGACATCCAGATATGCCAGATTCAATATTTGAGGACTTATGGAAAACAATTAAAGATAAAAAAATCTGGAAAGGTCAAATAAAAAACAAAGCAAAAGATGGAAGTTCTTATTATGTTGCATCTACAATTGTTCCTATTTTAAATTATGATAATGAAATTGAAGAATTTTTAGCAATTAGACTAGATATTACAAAAGTAATTAGGGCTCAAAAAGAAGCACAAAAAGCTGATGAAGCAAAATCTACATTCTTAGCTAATATGAGTCACGAGATTAGAACCCCTCTTAATGCAATTATTGGTTTCTCTGATATCTTATGTAGATCAAAAGGTATGGATGCCAAAAGTATGAAACAATCGCAGATTATTCAAACTAGTGCAAACTCACTACTTAGTATTATAAATGATATTCTAGACGTATCAAAAATTGAAAGTGGTAATTTTGATATTGGTATTGAGGAAACTGATATTTATCTTGTATCAGAACATGTTGTTGAGCTATTCTCAAAAAGGGCCATTGAAAAAAATATTAGATTGATTTTTAATCTAGATTATAAAATTCCTATGTGTTTATTAACAGATGGTGTTCGAATTAGACAAGTGCTATCAAATCTAATTAGTAATGCTATTAAATTCACTCCAGAGCATGGAATAGTTGAAATTAATATATCTATGTTAGAAATACAAAACAACAAAGCCTCAATAAGATTTGAAATCAAAGATACAGGTATTGGTATTCCAAAAGAAAAAATAGACAAAGTATTCCAACCTTTTATTCAAGTTGACCATAAATCAAACAGAGAGTATCAAGGAACTGGTCTAGGATTAAGTATATGTACTCATATTATTGAGTTATTTAATTCTAAAATACATATTGAGAGTGAAATAGGAAAAGGTACTAACTTCTGGTTTGATATTGACTTTGAAATTTGTGATGACCATACACATACAAATAAAGATTATATAGAACAAGTAAACTTCCAAGTAAGTGATGTTCAAAGTGATTTATACCACTATATTAAAAGATATTTAAATATCTTTGGAACTATTAATATGAGTAGTGAAAATACTAATGATATTCTAATTCATAGTTGTATTCATAAGTCAAATGAAAAACTACAAATGTTAAGAGAACAACATAAAGATGAAGCAATCCTAATATTATTTGAATATGAAGAAGATATTGATAAGTTCACCTTCAAAGATAATGAACAAGCCTTAGCACTTCCTTTCTATGCTTCTAAAGTAAATGATGCATTACAAGAACTGCAAAAGAAAACAAAAAAGACTTGTGATATTAGAACAAATGACGAAGAATCATCTTATACTGGGAAAGTATTAATAGCAGAAGATAATATGGCTAACCAAGAGCTTATCTCATATATCCTTGATAGTATGAATGTAAATTATAAGATTGAATCAAATGGTCAAGAGGCTTTAAATGAGTACATTAAAAATAAATATGATTTAGTGTTAATGGATATTAATATGCCGGTTCTTGATGGAATTGGCGCTTTTAACTCAATTAGAGAATATGAAGAAAAAAACTATTTAAGCTCTACTCCTATTATTGCCTTAACAGCAAACGCTATTAAAGGAGATAAAGAGAAGTTCTTAAGTCTTGGAATGGATGGCTATTTAAGTAAACCAATTAACTCTAATGAACTAAAAATCATGTTTGATAAGTATTTAATTATAGATAATATAACTATTGAAAAAGAACAAATGGAAGAGAAAAAAACTATAACTGAAAACAATGATATAGATTTAGAAAAAATTGCTACAAGAATTGGTGTTTCCACAAATATTGCTAAGTTAATAGTAAATAAGTTTAAAAAAGAGATTCTTAGTGATTTAGCTGAACTAAAAACTTATGTTGAAGAAAAAGAGAATACAAAGATAAATGAAAAAGCCCATTATATTAAAAATTCTTGTTTAAATGTAGCACTTGATGATATATGTGATTTATTACAAAAACTAGAAAGCCAAGAGAATATTTTAGAGTATAAAACACTTTATGATGAATTAGAAACAAAAATTAATTTGATTGTGGGAGAATAA
- a CDS encoding ATP-binding protein: MKNLTIKLKLILLFVLIKILPLLLIAFIAYEGAIKLDEYVQNSTRYLFNKNKEIILNTANASIEDSIKNLDKKSQLSLERLSYELANKVADFLYERDKDILFLSNIDLSQRTLESFYKTKQREIIVHEKYQYNYKTNVWESTQKPQKTIRENKVALLEDNKKEFNYTDPLELSKKSIPIYKEINYFDLSGKEIYKISQINKNLLDLSNKKNTYINSESYFKKLHTLKKGEIFVSDVIGEYVASKVIGTFNKAKTQKMKISFDPQKHAYAGKENPLGKKFEGIVRFITPVYKNNQKVGFISLALDHEHIMQFTDTTNPTKSDAKQNISDASEGNYAFMWDYEGKNISHARDYFIVGYNKETGKREMPWLSKDLALKYKESNKEINEFLKDYPTFQEQSLKKKPNIPQLLKDGNVGLDCRYLNFAPQCQGWMQVTQNGGYGSFIIYWSKVWKLTTAAAIPYYTGKYANSKRGFGFVTIGANVEEFHAAANSTKRNITKILSTQTEQMKEIVLENSFEIDNFIKSLINELSIATLVMLFLVIAIAIWMSNYISGKIENLLTATQKFANNDFDYKIKVTSNDEIGNLEKSFNNMASKIKSLVQEQNILNEQLEKKINEKTKELVEINHNLEEQISERTDYLKEAIKKAQKADEAKSTFLANMSHEIRTPLNAIIGFSDILCKSKELGPQSIKQSKIIQTSANSLLGIINDILDISKIESGNFDINIEETDIYFISEHVVELFSKKASEKEIKLIFNLDHKIPMYILTDGVRIRQVLSNLLSNAIKFTPQKGEINLNIKLNESRKDRISIRFEVSDTGIGIPKNELDNVFAPFKQVDHKSNRQYEGTGLGLSICSHIVESLDSRIHIESQIGEGSRFWFDLTLDNCEQATHNARNYFHHLNFRVYNNESDLFIYAKKYLNIFGEINSKSTENFDILVHSYEDENIDSLNKLREVNPNTPKLILFEYEKEIQKLKLKQNEHALALPFYASKVNDSLQDLLRKVNPSKEAPKKKYKAKFDGKILIAEDNSANQELISYILTSMDIDFTIVSNGLEALNKRKDTHFDMILMDINMPVMDGVEAFKNIREYEEEKQLTKLPIIALTANAIKGDEEKYLSLGMNGYLSKPINTDRLVEILKEFFIQRDNVDIEDKSSEQISKASNSNNSSINIQEISNKLGISENITIMIVDKFKKTILMDLEEFKETIDTDDKIKIEQKAHYIKNSCLNIGLDDICNILDDFENKNLDKETQINKYKILESKIKEII, encoded by the coding sequence GTGAAAAATCTAACAATTAAATTAAAACTGATTCTATTATTTGTATTAATTAAAATTTTACCATTATTACTAATAGCTTTTATTGCTTATGAAGGAGCTATAAAACTAGATGAATATGTACAAAATAGTACAAGATACTTATTTAATAAAAATAAAGAGATTATCTTAAATACAGCAAATGCCTCAATTGAAGATAGTATCAAAAACCTTGATAAAAAATCTCAATTATCACTGGAGCGTTTATCATATGAGTTAGCAAATAAAGTTGCAGACTTCTTATATGAAAGAGATAAGGATATTTTATTTTTATCAAATATTGATTTATCACAAAGAACTTTGGAGAGTTTTTACAAAACAAAACAAAGAGAAATAATTGTACATGAAAAGTATCAATACAATTATAAAACTAATGTTTGGGAAAGTACACAAAAACCACAAAAAACAATTAGAGAGAATAAGGTTGCATTATTAGAAGATAATAAAAAAGAGTTCAATTATACTGATCCCTTAGAATTAAGTAAAAAAAGTATTCCAATATACAAAGAGATAAACTATTTTGATTTATCAGGAAAAGAGATATACAAGATCTCACAAATAAACAAAAATCTGCTTGATTTATCAAATAAAAAAAATACTTATATTAATTCAGAATCATACTTCAAAAAACTTCATACACTTAAAAAAGGTGAGATTTTTGTATCAGATGTAATTGGAGAATATGTAGCATCAAAAGTTATAGGAACATTTAATAAAGCAAAAACCCAAAAGATGAAAATATCTTTTGATCCACAAAAACATGCTTATGCTGGAAAAGAAAATCCTCTTGGTAAAAAGTTTGAAGGAATTGTAAGATTTATTACACCTGTATATAAGAACAATCAAAAAGTAGGATTTATTTCATTGGCTTTAGACCATGAACATATCATGCAGTTTACAGATACAACAAATCCTACAAAAAGTGATGCAAAACAAAATATATCAGATGCAAGTGAAGGTAACTATGCTTTTATGTGGGATTATGAAGGTAAAAACATATCTCATGCAAGGGATTATTTTATTGTTGGCTATAACAAAGAAACAGGTAAAAGAGAAATGCCTTGGCTTAGTAAAGACCTAGCTTTAAAATATAAAGAATCAAATAAAGAAATAAATGAATTCCTAAAAGACTACCCTACTTTCCAAGAACAGAGTCTAAAGAAAAAACCAAATATACCTCAATTATTAAAAGATGGTAATGTTGGTCTTGATTGTAGATACTTAAACTTTGCTCCTCAATGTCAAGGATGGATGCAAGTTACTCAAAATGGTGGATATGGTTCTTTTATTATTTATTGGAGTAAGGTGTGGAAACTAACAACAGCCGCTGCTATTCCATATTATACAGGTAAGTATGCAAACTCAAAAAGAGGTTTTGGATTTGTAACAATTGGAGCAAATGTTGAAGAGTTCCATGCTGCTGCAAACTCTACAAAAAGAAACATCACAAAAATTCTAAGTACTCAAACAGAACAAATGAAAGAGATTGTTTTAGAAAATAGTTTTGAAATAGATAACTTTATTAAATCATTAATAAATGAGCTATCAATTGCCACATTAGTGATGTTATTTTTAGTAATTGCTATTGCTATTTGGATGTCAAACTATATAAGTGGAAAAATAGAGAATCTTCTAACTGCTACACAGAAATTTGCGAATAATGATTTTGACTACAAAATCAAAGTGACTTCAAATGATGAAATTGGAAATCTTGAAAAATCATTTAATAATATGGCATCAAAAATCAAGTCTTTGGTTCAAGAGCAAAATATATTAAATGAACAATTAGAAAAAAAGATAAATGAAAAAACAAAAGAACTAGTTGAAATAAATCACAATTTAGAAGAGCAAATTAGTGAAAGAACAGATTATTTAAAAGAAGCTATCAAAAAAGCACAAAAAGCAGATGAAGCAAAATCTACTTTCCTAGCAAATATGAGTCATGAAATTAGAACACCATTAAATGCAATTATTGGCTTCTCAGATATTTTATGTAAATCAAAAGAGTTAGGTCCTCAAAGTATTAAACAATCAAAAATCATTCAAACTAGTGCAAATTCACTTCTTGGTATTATTAATGATATTTTAGATATTTCAAAAATTGAGAGTGGAAACTTTGATATAAATATCGAGGAAACTGATATCTATTTTATTAGTGAACATGTTGTTGAACTATTCTCTAAAAAAGCATCTGAAAAAGAGATCAAATTAATATTTAATCTTGACCATAAAATACCTATGTATATCTTAACAGATGGGGTTAGAATTAGACAAGTATTATCAAACTTATTAAGTAATGCTATTAAATTTACTCCTCAAAAAGGTGAGATAAATCTAAATATAAAACTAAATGAATCAAGAAAAGATAGGATTTCTATTAGATTTGAAGTAAGTGATACAGGTATTGGTATTCCAAAAAATGAACTAGATAATGTCTTCGCACCATTTAAACAAGTAGATCATAAATCAAATAGACAATACGAAGGTACAGGATTAGGACTTAGTATTTGTTCTCATATTGTTGAGTCACTAGATTCAAGAATACATATTGAGAGTCAAATAGGTGAAGGGTCTAGATTCTGGTTTGATTTAACATTAGATAATTGTGAACAAGCTACTCATAATGCAAGAAACTATTTCCATCACTTAAATTTTAGAGTTTACAATAATGAATCAGATTTATTTATTTATGCAAAAAAATATCTTAATATCTTTGGTGAAATAAACTCTAAATCAACTGAGAATTTTGACATTCTTGTACACTCTTATGAGGATGAAAATATAGACAGTTTAAATAAATTAAGAGAAGTTAATCCTAATACTCCTAAATTAATTTTATTTGAATATGAAAAAGAGATACAAAAATTAAAACTAAAACAGAATGAACATGCTTTAGCTTTACCTTTCTATGCATCAAAAGTAAATGACTCTTTACAAGACTTATTAAGAAAAGTTAATCCAAGTAAAGAAGCACCAAAGAAAAAATATAAAGCAAAATTTGATGGTAAAATTTTAATTGCAGAAGACAATAGTGCAAATCAAGAATTAATCTCATATATATTAACAAGTATGGATATTGATTTTACAATCGTTTCAAATGGCTTAGAAGCTCTTAATAAAAGAAAAGACACTCACTTTGATATGATTCTAATGGATATTAATATGCCTGTTATGGATGGAGTAGAAGCCTTTAAAAACATACGAGAATATGAGGAAGAAAAACAATTAACAAAACTTCCAATTATTGCATTAACAGCTAATGCAATTAAAGGTGATGAAGAAAAATATCTATCACTTGGTATGAATGGATATTTAAGTAAACCAATTAATACTGATCGTTTAGTTGAAATACTAAAAGAGTTTTTTATTCAAAGAGATAATGTAGATATAGAAGATAAAAGTAGTGAACAAATATCTAAAGCAAGTAATTCAAATAACAGTAGTATTAATATTCAAGAGATATCAAATAAACTTGGGATTAGTGAGAATATAACAATTATGATAGTTGATAAATTCAAAAAAACAATATTAATGGATTTAGAAGAGTTCAAAGAAACTATAGATACAGATGATAAAATAAAAATTGAGCAAAAAGCACACTACATTAAAAACTCTTGTTTAAATATTGGATTAGATGATATTTGTAATATATTAGATGATTTTGAGAATAAAAATTTAGATAAAGAGACACAAATAAATAAATATAAAATACTGGAGAGTAAAATTAAAGAGATAATATAA
- a CDS encoding HD domain-containing phosphohydrolase, which translates to MSNMKIISIDDNENNLFLIEAFCQEMQIDVKSFNNPLDALLYVLSNPIDMIIIDYMMPELNGLDFIKEFRKSNTTIPIIMITAANEEKIHTLAFEAGANDFLTKPVNSTFFKARVNNLLTLYKNTLLLKDEAKLLEDEVSKATEKLRNREYETLNILGKTAEFKDPETASHVSRVAHYSRMLAREYGLSQKEQDLIYHASPFHDLGKVGIEDKILLKPARLNELEFSRMKKHAYMGYEILKDSNSEYLQAGAVIALTHHEKFNGCGYPNSLKGEEIHIFGRIVAIVDVFDALTSHRPYKEAWSFQDAVDFLVKEKSEHFDPKIVDLFIENINEVQNIYDSFQEQ; encoded by the coding sequence ATGAGTAATATGAAAATTATCTCTATAGATGACAATGAAAATAATCTATTTTTAATAGAAGCATTCTGCCAAGAAATGCAAATAGATGTAAAAAGTTTTAATAACCCACTTGATGCTCTTTTATATGTATTAAGTAATCCAATTGATATGATTATCATTGACTACATGATGCCAGAATTAAACGGTCTTGATTTTATTAAAGAGTTTAGAAAAAGTAATACAACTATACCAATTATTATGATAACAGCAGCCAATGAAGAAAAAATTCATACTTTAGCCTTTGAAGCTGGAGCAAATGACTTTTTAACAAAACCTGTAAACTCTACTTTTTTTAAAGCAAGAGTTAATAACTTACTTACTTTATATAAAAACACCCTACTTCTTAAAGATGAAGCAAAACTACTAGAAGATGAAGTATCAAAAGCTACTGAGAAACTAAGAAACAGAGAATATGAAACACTTAATATCTTAGGTAAAACAGCAGAATTCAAAGATCCAGAAACTGCTTCTCATGTATCAAGAGTTGCTCACTATTCAAGAATGTTAGCTAGGGAATATGGATTAAGTCAAAAAGAACAAGATTTAATTTATCATGCCTCACCTTTTCATGATTTAGGAAAAGTTGGAATTGAAGATAAAATTCTTTTAAAACCTGCAAGACTTAATGAACTAGAATTCTCTAGAATGAAAAAACACGCTTACATGGGATATGAAATACTTAAAGACTCTAATAGTGAATATTTACAAGCAGGAGCAGTTATTGCATTAACACACCATGAAAAATTTAATGGTTGTGGTTACCCAAATTCATTAAAAGGTGAAGAGATACATATCTTTGGAAGAATAGTAGCCATTGTAGATGTATTTGATGCTTTGACTTCACATCGTCCATATAAAGAAGCTTGGTCTTTCCAAGATGCAGTAGATTTTCTAGTAAAAGAAAAAAGTGAACACTTTGATCCAAAAATTGTAGATTTATTTATAGAGAATATTAATGAAGTTCAAAATATCTATGACTCATTTCAAGAACAGTAA